A window of the Aquimarina spinulae genome harbors these coding sequences:
- a CDS encoding RagB/SusD family nutrient uptake outer membrane protein, which yields MKTNIKLIGISLLTLFMISSCEDSLDEIPDNRTQIDTAEKIAELITLAYPAGTYAPFLAPMTDNADDKGPTANEQRVNTEMYFWRDVNDNNTDFPTDYWNECYEAISQANHALQAIEELGGGSELDYLKGEALIARAYTHFMLVNIWSKTYDPSTAGSDLGIPYVTEPENIVIKDYTRGTVKEVYEKIEADIVAGLPLVTNSYDIPKFHFTKSAANAFASRFYLFKGDWEKVVQYSNEVLGDAPADLLRDWNGKYRGFTFAQIGNEYSSTAEVANLLLVSGNSLYARNYAGSRYQLSSDLATSLFFSGSQVNGKGWGYRVFGNDLFLNLPKYVEYFRTTNAAANIGFAFVNSVLLTTDEVLLNRAEAYTMLGQTGNAVNDLNAFLSKKVRDYDAATDVLTVDQLNTIHAVAEGIYTPFYTIDTEKLALINGIVEYRRREFQNEGLRWFDIKRFNLSVIHEDFFDNESILTKTDNRKQLQIPVDAQSFGLQQNPR from the coding sequence ATGAAAACAAACATCAAATTAATTGGTATAAGTCTATTAACATTATTTATGATATCTTCTTGTGAGGATTCATTAGATGAAATACCAGATAATAGAACACAAATTGATACTGCCGAAAAAATTGCAGAATTAATTACACTTGCTTACCCAGCAGGTACCTACGCACCTTTTTTAGCCCCAATGACTGATAATGCAGATGATAAAGGACCTACAGCAAATGAACAAAGAGTAAATACAGAAATGTATTTCTGGAGAGATGTAAATGATAACAATACAGATTTCCCAACTGATTATTGGAATGAGTGTTATGAAGCCATTTCGCAAGCTAATCACGCATTACAAGCTATCGAAGAGTTAGGAGGTGGTAGCGAGTTAGATTATCTAAAAGGAGAAGCTTTAATAGCTAGAGCATATACTCATTTTATGTTAGTGAATATTTGGTCTAAAACCTATGACCCTTCAACTGCAGGATCTGATTTAGGAATTCCTTATGTAACTGAACCAGAAAATATAGTAATTAAGGACTATACACGAGGAACTGTAAAAGAGGTTTATGAAAAAATCGAAGCCGATATCGTAGCAGGATTACCTTTAGTTACTAATTCTTATGATATTCCTAAATTTCATTTTACTAAAAGTGCAGCAAATGCTTTTGCTTCAAGATTCTATTTATTCAAAGGAGATTGGGAAAAAGTTGTACAATATAGTAACGAAGTATTAGGTGATGCTCCTGCAGATCTTTTAAGAGATTGGAATGGTAAATATAGAGGTTTTACTTTTGCTCAGATAGGTAATGAATATTCTTCGACAGCAGAGGTTGCAAACCTACTACTTGTATCAGGAAATTCACTATATGCAAGAAATTATGCAGGTTCCAGATATCAATTATCATCAGATTTAGCAACTAGCCTTTTCTTTAGTGGTTCTCAGGTTAATGGTAAAGGATGGGGGTACCGAGTATTTGGTAATGACTTATTCTTAAACCTTCCTAAATATGTTGAATATTTCAGAACAACCAATGCAGCTGCAAATATTGGATTTGCTTTTGTAAACTCTGTACTTCTTACTACAGACGAAGTCTTATTAAACAGAGCAGAAGCATATACTATGCTTGGTCAAACTGGTAATGCCGTAAACGATCTTAATGCTTTTTTATCTAAAAAAGTCAGAGATTATGATGCCGCTACCGATGTATTAACAGTAGATCAACTTAATACTATACATGCTGTTGCCGAAGGTATCTATACTCCTTTTTATACTATCGATACAGAAAAACTAGCCTTAATAAATGGTATTGTAGAATACAGAAGAAGAGAATTTCAGAATGAAGGATTACGTTGGTTTGACATAAAAAGATTTAATCTATCAGTCATTCATGAAGATTTCTTTGACAACGAAAGCATTCTTACTAAAACGGATAACAGAAAACAATTACAGATCCCTGTAGATGCGCAAAGTTTTGGTTTGCAACAAAATCCTAGATAA
- a CDS encoding SusC/RagA family TonB-linked outer membrane protein, with amino-acid sequence MKIIRQNHTNGVAKLIFNLKMRLTILLIILSLFRINANTYSQNTKISLDVKNFTIERVFDLIQQKTEFKVFFKDAEVNTKRKVSFKASNKRVEYILDKIFRNTNVSYKIVDKQIVLVKKETNSNIPTIKKRQSALVKPQKGFEISGQVVDKNGLPIPGSTVSIQGTTQGVVTDFDGNFTMRVSVSDILKIENIGFETQTITITDKNTTTFNIVLKENVEGLEEIVITGYQNIQKKFFTGAAQSLKAEEIKLEGVPDISRSLEGRAAGVTIQNVTGTFGATPRITIRGSSSILGDTKPIWIIDGAIQEEIVNVSLNDLVSGDSSTLLSSAVAGLNGSDIASIEILKDASATALYGARALNGVVVITTKSGKRNEKTKVSYSAEYAVRSRPTYSQFDLLNSQETVSIYRELESKGYLSLASSLQGRFGGIYNQMYRAINNFNPETNSFQLANTPEARAQFLQQYELANTDWFKELFRESLTQNHSISFSGGGESSSHYSSIGYFTDPGWTIADRVRRLTGNIRNTYYLGDRYKVTTLVQGSYRDQNAPGAFDRLSDVVNGGFDRDFDINPFSYALNTSRALRPRDNNGDLEYFRYNWAPFNILNEIENNTTELTVLDLKVQGELEAKINDNLKYNFLGTARYATSANEHKATENSNVAGAYRANETTIVENANTFLFQDPDQPNSRPQVVLPFGGIYTRRDNKIISYNFRNTLDYTKNISERSDIRVYLGQEYRFTNREESFSRGFGYQFDKGGTPFTDPNIIDKIILDGGNYFGLEQTRERGATFFATATYSFDDKYVLNVTGNYEGSNRAGKSSNARWLPTYNIGAKWNIDQEPVIQRIDWISKLALRPSYGLVGLLADNVSNNLAIFRNVVTDRLNPNTRENAINIAALQNTELTWEKTFELNLGLEAGFFNNRISLVTDVYFRKGEDLIDEIRTSGIGGQSVKLANNASMNTNGIEFQLNTQNIVSPNFKWETTINVAYFDQEITELQQRPNVFDLVSNTGGNAIGFPRGSLFSFQFDKLDDRGLPTYVFNDDRDPISGVDFQEVEDIQEYLKFEGSVEPNLTGGFANNFTYKNWDLSFFLTFSAGNKIRLDPYYSSFYSDLSVFPTEFTNRWLFPGDENTTNIPVIPSRRLVNEVGTNEIARAYNAYNFSTERIADGDFIRMKNISLSYTFPKDAIDRIGLSNLKMTFQSTNPFLIYSDDALNGQDPEFFRAGGVAYPIAKQYTVSLNLGF; translated from the coding sequence ATGAAAATAATTAGACAAAACCACACAAATGGTGTGGCAAAATTAATATTTAATTTGAAAATGAGGCTAACAATACTATTAATTATATTGTCTCTATTTAGAATAAATGCAAATACGTATTCTCAAAACACCAAGATTTCACTAGATGTGAAAAACTTTACAATTGAGAGAGTATTTGATTTAATACAGCAAAAAACTGAATTTAAAGTATTTTTTAAAGATGCCGAAGTAAATACTAAAAGAAAGGTATCCTTTAAAGCTTCTAACAAAAGAGTAGAATATATTTTAGATAAAATATTTAGAAATACTAATGTTTCTTATAAAATAGTAGATAAGCAAATCGTATTGGTAAAAAAAGAAACTAATTCTAATATACCAACAATCAAAAAACGACAGTCTGCACTTGTTAAACCTCAAAAAGGTTTTGAAATTAGCGGGCAGGTAGTTGATAAAAACGGTCTCCCCATCCCCGGGTCTACTGTATCTATTCAAGGAACTACTCAAGGAGTAGTTACAGACTTTGATGGAAATTTCACGATGCGAGTTTCGGTATCAGATATACTTAAAATCGAAAACATAGGTTTCGAAACTCAAACTATTACGATTACAGATAAGAATACAACAACATTTAATATCGTATTAAAAGAAAACGTTGAAGGTCTCGAAGAAATAGTAATAACTGGTTATCAAAATATCCAGAAGAAATTTTTTACTGGAGCAGCTCAATCTTTGAAAGCCGAAGAAATAAAATTAGAAGGTGTACCAGATATTTCTAGATCTTTAGAGGGGCGTGCTGCAGGTGTTACCATACAAAATGTTACTGGAACTTTTGGTGCTACCCCTAGAATAACAATTAGAGGATCTTCATCTATTCTTGGAGACACCAAACCTATTTGGATTATCGATGGTGCTATACAAGAAGAAATAGTAAATGTATCATTAAATGATCTTGTTTCGGGAGACTCAAGTACGTTATTAAGTTCTGCTGTCGCAGGATTAAACGGTTCTGATATTGCTAGTATTGAAATCTTAAAAGATGCTTCTGCAACAGCATTATATGGTGCAAGAGCACTAAATGGTGTAGTAGTAATTACTACAAAATCAGGAAAGAGAAATGAAAAAACAAAGGTTAGCTACTCTGCAGAATATGCTGTAAGATCAAGACCAACCTATTCTCAATTTGATTTACTTAATTCTCAAGAAACTGTTTCTATCTATAGAGAACTAGAATCTAAAGGATATTTAAGTCTTGCATCAAGTTTACAAGGAAGATTTGGTGGTATTTATAACCAAATGTATAGAGCTATTAATAATTTTAATCCAGAAACTAACTCTTTTCAACTTGCAAATACTCCTGAAGCCAGAGCTCAATTTTTGCAACAATATGAATTAGCCAATACAGATTGGTTTAAAGAATTATTTAGAGAAAGTTTAACTCAGAATCATTCTATAAGTTTTTCTGGAGGTGGTGAAAGTTCTTCTCATTATTCTTCTATAGGATATTTTACTGATCCGGGATGGACAATCGCCGATCGTGTAAGAAGACTTACAGGAAATATCAGAAATACATACTACCTGGGAGACAGATATAAAGTAACTACTTTGGTACAAGGGTCTTATAGAGATCAGAATGCACCAGGTGCATTTGACAGGTTGTCTGATGTAGTTAATGGTGGGTTTGACAGAGATTTTGATATTAATCCTTTTAGTTATGCACTTAATACCAGTCGTGCACTTAGACCAAGAGATAATAATGGTGACCTAGAATATTTCAGATATAACTGGGCTCCATTTAATATTCTAAATGAAATTGAGAACAACACTACAGAATTAACGGTACTTGATTTAAAAGTTCAAGGAGAGCTTGAAGCCAAAATCAATGATAATTTAAAATATAACTTTTTAGGTACGGCAAGATATGCTACTTCTGCAAATGAACATAAAGCAACAGAAAACTCTAACGTTGCTGGAGCATACAGAGCTAATGAAACTACGATTGTTGAAAATGCAAATACTTTTCTATTCCAAGATCCGGATCAACCTAATTCAAGACCACAAGTAGTATTACCATTTGGGGGTATTTATACAAGAAGAGACAATAAGATTATCTCTTATAATTTCAGAAACACATTAGACTACACAAAAAACATAAGTGAAAGAAGTGATATTAGAGTATATCTAGGTCAGGAATATAGATTTACCAATAGAGAAGAAAGTTTTAGTCGAGGATTTGGATATCAATTCGATAAAGGTGGTACTCCATTCACAGATCCTAATATAATAGATAAAATAATATTAGATGGTGGTAACTATTTTGGTTTAGAACAGACCAGAGAAAGAGGAGCTACTTTCTTTGCTACGGCAACATATTCTTTTGATGATAAGTACGTTTTAAATGTAACAGGTAACTATGAAGGATCAAACAGAGCTGGTAAATCATCTAATGCAAGATGGTTACCAACATATAACATTGGTGCTAAATGGAATATTGATCAAGAGCCCGTTATTCAAAGAATAGATTGGATTTCAAAACTTGCATTGAGACCAAGTTATGGGTTAGTTGGATTACTTGCCGATAATGTAAGTAATAACTTGGCAATTTTCAGAAATGTGGTTACGGATCGTTTAAATCCTAATACACGTGAGAATGCTATAAACATTGCTGCTTTACAAAACACAGAATTAACCTGGGAAAAGACATTCGAACTTAACCTTGGTTTAGAAGCTGGTTTCTTTAATAATAGAATTTCTCTTGTTACAGATGTATATTTTAGAAAAGGAGAAGATCTAATCGATGAAATCAGAACCTCAGGGATTGGTGGACAATCGGTTAAGCTTGCCAATAATGCATCCATGAATACTAACGGTATAGAATTTCAATTAAATACACAAAACATTGTTAGTCCTAATTTTAAATGGGAAACAACAATTAATGTTGCGTATTTTGATCAGGAAATCACCGAATTACAACAAAGACCAAATGTGTTTGACTTAGTATCAAATACAGGAGGTAATGCAATTGGTTTTCCTAGAGGATCTTTATTTTCATTCCAATTTGACAAACTAGATGATAGAGGGTTACCAACTTATGTTTTTAATGATGATAGAGACCCTATCTCTGGTGTTGATTTCCAGGAAGTAGAAGACATTCAGGAATATCTTAAATTCGAAGGATCTGTTGAACCAAACTTAACAGGTGGATTTGCCAACAATTTTACTTATAAGAACTGGGATTTAAGTTTCTTTCTTACATTCTCTGCAGGAAACAAAATTAGATTAGACCCTTACTACTCATCTTTTTATAGTGACCTATCGGTTTTCCCAACAGAATTCACGAACAGATGGTTATTTCCAGGAGATGAAAACACTACCAATATCCCAGTTATACCGTCAAGAAGATTGGTAAATGAGGTTGGAACTAATGAAATCGCAAGAGCGTATAATGCATATAATTTCTCTACAGAAAGAATTGCTGATGGAGATTTCATAAGAATGAAGAATATTTCTTTATCCTATACTTTTCCTAAAGACGCTATTGATAGAATCGGATTATCAAATCTAAAAATGACGTTTCAGTCAACAAACCCTTTCTTAATTTATTCAGATGACGCATTAAACGGTCAGGATCCCGAATTCTTTAGAGCAGGAGGTGTTGCTTACCCAATTGCTAAACAATATACTGTATCATTAAATCTTGGATTTTAA
- a CDS encoding FecR family protein, with the protein MKKNKDLDINQILKYLNNEMSERELTEFKKLLNDEENLNEFKKYIITDHYIQLGKNDFDNQKAASSFQKHIQSTKSRTKIRKNRINNYLKYAAVFVGLIIGSTLYYNNTFFDTDSTLNEVTLQLSDGSLETIQENELFKEIKNNDGTVVGVQEKGKIVYHNEKNNIAEVKPKINTLKVPYGRKFKLELSDGTTVHVNAGSTLKFPVHFVAGHVREVELSGEAYFEVARNEEAPFVVSTNGIKTEVLGTKFNVSSYADDSFSEVVLVEGSVGVFKNKERFNKDTDQILKPNQKASLLKTGQNLDISTVKTENYTAWVDGILLFKNESFENIIKKLERSYDKKITINYQKIKKEKFTGQFDVENIEDVLKTFKSNTFFNFTIKENEIIINP; encoded by the coding sequence ATGAAAAAAAATAAAGATTTGGATATAAATCAAATACTTAAATACCTAAATAATGAGATGTCCGAACGAGAACTCACCGAGTTCAAAAAACTATTGAATGATGAAGAAAATTTAAACGAATTTAAAAAATATATTATCACCGATCATTACATCCAATTAGGTAAAAATGATTTTGATAACCAAAAAGCAGCATCATCATTCCAAAAACATATACAAAGTACAAAATCTCGTACTAAAATCCGCAAAAATAGAATCAATAATTATTTAAAATATGCTGCAGTTTTTGTAGGGCTTATAATTGGCAGTACTTTATACTACAACAATACTTTTTTTGATACTGATTCTACACTAAACGAAGTAACATTACAGTTAAGTGATGGCAGTCTTGAAACCATACAAGAGAATGAGTTATTTAAAGAAATTAAAAATAATGATGGTACTGTAGTAGGGGTTCAGGAAAAAGGTAAAATAGTATATCACAACGAAAAAAATAACATCGCAGAAGTTAAACCAAAGATCAATACGTTAAAAGTTCCTTATGGAAGGAAATTTAAGTTAGAATTATCTGATGGTACAACGGTTCATGTTAATGCAGGTTCTACATTAAAATTTCCTGTGCATTTTGTTGCCGGGCATGTTCGTGAAGTAGAATTATCTGGTGAAGCCTATTTTGAAGTTGCTAGAAATGAAGAAGCTCCGTTCGTAGTATCTACCAATGGTATTAAAACTGAAGTTTTAGGAACAAAATTTAATGTCTCTTCTTATGCAGATGATTCGTTTTCTGAAGTTGTTTTGGTAGAAGGTAGTGTAGGTGTATTTAAAAACAAAGAACGTTTTAATAAAGATACCGATCAAATACTTAAGCCAAATCAAAAGGCTAGTCTTTTAAAAACAGGACAGAATTTGGATATTTCTACAGTAAAAACAGAAAATTATACTGCTTGGGTTGATGGGATATTACTCTTTAAAAATGAAAGTTTTGAGAATATCATTAAGAAACTTGAGAGGTCTTATGACAAAAAGATAACAATTAATTATCAAAAAATAAAGAAAGAAAAATTTACAGGTCAGTTCGATGTAGAAAATATAGAAGATGTGCTAAAAACGTTTAAAAGCAACACCTTCTTTAATTTCACCATCAAAGAAAATGAAATAATTATTAACCCCTAA
- a CDS encoding RNA polymerase sigma factor, giving the protein MYEMHYNELCSYIYSLSRNKQQAEDVVQNVMLKIWKNKKKLNINTSIKSYLYKACYYELIDTYNKNKKELSYIEQIQKNTLDVFVEEDTDFIKNKINLVQAEIEKLPPKCKEVFVLNKIQGFKYKEVAEQLDISIKTVEAQMSKAMSRIKEALEPVD; this is encoded by the coding sequence TTGTATGAAATGCACTATAACGAATTGTGCTCCTATATCTATAGTTTATCAAGGAATAAACAACAGGCAGAAGACGTTGTTCAGAACGTAATGCTTAAGATTTGGAAGAATAAAAAAAAATTAAATATTAATACTTCTATTAAGAGTTATTTATACAAAGCATGTTATTATGAATTGATAGATACTTATAATAAAAATAAAAAAGAGTTAAGTTATATAGAACAAATACAAAAAAACACTTTAGATGTTTTTGTAGAGGAGGATACTGATTTTATCAAGAATAAAATAAACCTTGTTCAGGCCGAAATCGAAAAACTTCCTCCAAAATGTAAAGAGGTATTTGTTTTAAATAAAATTCAGGGATTTAAGTATAAAGAAGTAGCTGAACAATTAGATATTTCGATAAAAACTGTTGAAGCTCAAATGTCAAAAGCTATGTCAAGAATTAAGGAAGCCCTAGAGCCTGTTGACTAG
- a CDS encoding MFS transporter translates to MKSKFYILPVIIISQFFCTSLWFAGNAVIDDLASQFNVGFNILGYLLSFVQFGFIVGTLTFALLTLADRFSPSRIFMICAFLGGLSNLSLLIPDITVFNLLTARFGTGFFLAGIYPIGMKIASDYYKDGLGKALGYLVGALVLGTAFPHLINQFSWSSDYKAVIISTSILAFVGGSAMWFLVPDGPYRKLVSKLQLGIVTQLFNIPSFKKAAFGYFGHMWELYAFWGFIPIILKTYSRLQSIQLPVPFWSFIIIGVGFISCILGGFISLKTGSRKVAYNSLLISGIFCLASPLLFLLPPELFLIALCIWGMLVISDSPQFSTMVAAAVPPELRGTALTIINCIGFAITIISIQLLSFLAGKLDNTMLYVFLSIGPILGIYTLRK, encoded by the coding sequence TTGAAATCAAAATTCTACATACTCCCGGTGATTATCATTTCGCAGTTTTTTTGTACTTCGCTATGGTTTGCTGGTAATGCTGTTATCGATGACCTTGCCTCTCAGTTTAATGTGGGATTTAATATCCTGGGGTATCTTTTATCTTTTGTGCAATTCGGGTTTATTGTAGGAACACTTACGTTTGCTTTATTAACATTAGCCGATCGGTTTTCTCCTTCTCGTATATTTATGATTTGTGCTTTTCTAGGAGGACTAAGTAACCTATCATTGCTTATTCCGGACATCACAGTTTTTAATTTACTTACAGCAAGATTTGGTACTGGTTTTTTCCTTGCCGGAATATACCCCATTGGTATGAAAATAGCTTCTGATTACTATAAAGATGGGCTCGGTAAAGCGCTTGGATATCTTGTAGGTGCTTTGGTGTTAGGAACAGCTTTTCCTCACTTAATTAATCAATTTTCCTGGAGTAGTGATTATAAAGCAGTAATTATTAGTACATCTATTTTAGCATTTGTTGGAGGATCAGCAATGTGGTTTTTGGTTCCGGATGGCCCATACAGAAAACTTGTTTCTAAGCTTCAGCTTGGGATAGTTACACAACTTTTTAACATCCCCAGTTTTAAAAAAGCTGCTTTTGGATATTTTGGGCATATGTGGGAACTCTATGCCTTTTGGGGATTTATCCCTATTATCCTTAAAACGTATTCTCGCTTACAATCTATACAACTACCAGTGCCATTTTGGTCTTTTATCATTATAGGCGTTGGTTTTATTTCTTGTATTCTGGGTGGTTTTATTTCATTAAAAACCGGGAGCAGAAAAGTAGCATATAATTCATTATTAATTTCCGGAATATTTTGCCTTGCTTCTCCCCTGCTTTTCCTATTACCACCCGAATTATTTTTAATTGCCTTATGTATTTGGGGAATGTTAGTCATTTCCGATTCTCCTCAATTCTCAACAATGGTAGCTGCCGCTGTACCTCCAGAATTAAGAGGTACTGCTCTTACAATTATCAATTGTATTGGATTTGCTATTACTATAATTAGTATTCAGCTATTATCTTTTTTAGCAGGAAAATTAGACAACACTATGCTTTACGTATTTTTAAGTATAGGGCCAATTTTAGGAATATATACGTTAAGAAAATAA
- a CDS encoding sugar-binding protein has translation MKRILLLFILLFILSCKKNLPNSTNDELAILDQKDLRKQNVKIDHQIRKVKKAVIVPKLDGIMNDPIWKEATWYGFDQKWLGAPYTFNDFFGRYKVVWTPEALYVLVEIKDDVLFDQNKDPLSLWWDDDCVEIFIDADNSGGDHQYSNNAFAYHVALDGNVVDLDKHKKPLLYNNHVSSKRVTNGDVSVWEFEIIVYDDTYEEGKVNDPMILKKDQKLGFAIAYNDNDGSKERENFIGSVFIPGEEKNLGWINADIFGTIILEE, from the coding sequence ATGAAAAGAATACTTTTATTATTCATTTTATTATTTATACTAAGCTGTAAAAAAAACCTTCCTAACTCGACTAACGACGAACTGGCAATCCTAGATCAAAAAGATTTACGAAAACAGAACGTTAAAATTGATCATCAAATCAGAAAAGTTAAAAAAGCAGTAATTGTTCCTAAGCTAGATGGCATAATGAATGACCCTATATGGAAAGAAGCTACCTGGTATGGTTTTGATCAAAAATGGTTAGGGGCACCTTATACCTTTAATGATTTTTTTGGAAGATACAAAGTGGTCTGGACTCCAGAAGCCTTATATGTATTAGTCGAAATCAAGGATGATGTTTTATTTGATCAAAACAAAGATCCGCTAAGTTTATGGTGGGATGATGATTGTGTAGAAATTTTTATTGACGCAGATAACTCTGGTGGGGATCATCAATATTCTAATAATGCATTTGCATATCATGTGGCATTAGATGGAAATGTGGTGGATCTGGATAAACATAAAAAACCTTTACTATATAATAATCATGTTAGTTCTAAACGTGTTACTAATGGTGATGTATCGGTATGGGAGTTTGAGATTATTGTATATGATGATACTTATGAAGAAGGAAAAGTTAATGACCCGATGATCCTAAAAAAAGATCAGAAACTAGGTTTCGCTATTGCTTATAATGATAATGATGGCAGCAAAGAAAGAGAAAATTTTATTGGTTCTGTTTTTATCCCGGGAGAAGAAAAAAACCTGGGATGGATTAATGCCGATATTTTTGGCACAATCATTTTAGAAGAATAA
- a CDS encoding OsmC family protein, with translation MKHSARIFWKKNQHEIFKDGKYSRVHAWHFDGGAEVLASSSPGIIPTPMSDASAVDPEEAFLASVSSCHMLFFLSIASKKKYVIEHYEDHPVGLLKEIKGKKAITTITLSPKVIFKGNSPSIKTIEQMHNLAHSNCYIANSIIANIQIKLISN, from the coding sequence ATGAAACACTCGGCAAGAATATTTTGGAAGAAAAATCAACATGAAATATTTAAAGATGGGAAATATAGCAGGGTGCATGCCTGGCATTTTGATGGAGGTGCAGAAGTACTAGCTTCTTCTTCTCCAGGCATAATTCCTACTCCAATGTCTGATGCATCTGCTGTAGATCCTGAAGAAGCGTTTTTAGCATCTGTTTCGAGCTGTCATATGCTATTTTTTCTTTCTATTGCTTCGAAGAAAAAATACGTTATAGAGCATTATGAAGATCATCCTGTAGGATTGTTAAAAGAAATAAAAGGAAAAAAAGCAATTACGACGATTACATTATCTCCTAAGGTGATTTTTAAAGGAAACTCTCCTTCAATAAAAACTATAGAGCAAATGCATAATCTGGCACATTCTAATTGCTATATCGCGAACTCTATTATAGCAAATATTCAAATTAAACTAATATCAAATTAA
- a CDS encoding amino acid-binding ACT domain-containing protein, with product MRNLAIKLDNKPGALAEMGEVLGNAGVSLEGGGVFVHNNIGVANFLVDDAEKGKKILESFGVEVFAINKVLIQKLDQEVPGQLGKICRLMEKNDINIITQYSDHDNQLILVVDDYEKGKVVSENWSRGIY from the coding sequence ATGAGAAATTTAGCAATCAAATTAGACAATAAACCAGGAGCTTTGGCAGAAATGGGAGAGGTTTTAGGAAATGCAGGAGTGAGCCTCGAAGGAGGAGGTGTTTTTGTGCATAACAATATAGGGGTGGCCAATTTTTTGGTAGATGATGCAGAAAAAGGAAAGAAAATATTAGAATCTTTTGGTGTCGAAGTTTTTGCAATTAATAAAGTGCTAATTCAAAAATTAGATCAGGAAGTACCTGGGCAGTTAGGAAAAATTTGCCGTTTGATGGAAAAAAATGATATTAATATAATAACACAATATAGTGATCACGATAATCAGTTAATATTAGTTGTAGATGATTATGAAAAAGGCAAAGTTGTTTCAGAGAATTGGAGTAGAGGAATATATTAA
- a CDS encoding DinB family protein encodes MNSIEIILLNCRETRRRSVKLWKGIPEEYFDWKPDENAFSVIEMIRHVLETEHLFHKIIDNRGNLGDYHSPWEGMKYEDLEFELEIAKSYRKNFLDMIEELTEADLESIRIERTEVGQSKKLGDYLNRIVFHEAVHMGQMLDYLRTLGVNRPKIWD; translated from the coding sequence ATGAATTCGATAGAAATTATTTTGTTAAACTGTAGAGAGACAAGAAGGCGAAGTGTTAAATTATGGAAAGGAATACCAGAAGAATATTTTGATTGGAAACCAGATGAAAATGCTTTCTCTGTTATCGAAATGATTAGACATGTGTTAGAAACCGAACATTTATTTCATAAGATAATTGACAACAGAGGAAACTTAGGTGATTACCATTCACCATGGGAAGGAATGAAGTATGAGGATCTGGAGTTTGAGCTAGAGATAGCAAAGAGTTATAGAAAGAATTTTCTTGATATGATAGAGGAGTTAACAGAGGCAGATCTCGAAAGCATAAGAATAGAAAGAACAGAGGTAGGGCAGAGCAAAAAACTTGGTGACTATCTAAATAGAATTGTTTTTCATGAAGCAGTGCATATGGGACAGATGCTTGATTATTTGAGAACACTTGGAGTAAATAGGCCTAAAATATGGGATTAA